The Halioglobus maricola genome segment GGATTTTTGCAGCAGCAACGTTGGCGCCATTATTGCTCACAAGCTACGCGCCCGAAATCTTGCTGTTTCTGGTTCCTGTACTCCTGGGGCTTGCGCTGGGAGCGGAGGGTGATCTTATGCCGTTTTCGGTCCGCAAGAGATTTGGTCTGGATAATTACAGTGTCATCTACAGCTGGTTATTCCTGATGTTTAATGCCGGGATCATGCTAGGCCCTTTGGTGATGGGCCTCTACTACGATTACGCCGCGGACTATAACGGCATACTTTTCGCCATCAGTGGGATGGTTTTCGTCTCGTATCCCCTATTTTGGGCTGCAATTGGTGGGCCTGAATCGGAACTTCCGGCGGAGCCCGTTACCAGAACAATATGACTTCAAAATTCTGACATAAGCTCACTCTACTGGTGTCAGTAATCCTCAAATCGCTACGATATATCTCATTACTCATTTTCCTTGGATCGAGCAATTAGCATTGATGACAACAGAATAACAAACCCCATCGTGAAGATCGTGATTAGCCCCATGCTGCTGTTGATATGATCCGTCTGCCAAGCGATGCCATTAGCATCGAATACTGTTGTATTTTCTTGTTTGTCGAGCGCCCTTAGCCCCTGATTCAGCGCCACCGAAGAATATGCGAGAACCACCGGATACCAATAGGACGGGAGAATCACCTTCGCACTTCGTAGGGCTGCGTCACTTTTCTCTCCCCTCGCAATAAACAGGGCAAACAGTTGAAATATTGTATAAACACACAGCAGCCAACCCATAAAATTGACAAATGGGACGCCAAAATAGTCTCCACCGTCTTCCCATGTCCAAAAGTTGTAAACAGTTGATGATTTGGGATCCATGACCACATCCCACATAACCATAACGAAACTGGCAACAACAGGGACCAAAATCCGCTCAGCTCCCCGGAGCCTCCGCCCCCAGGTCCCCAACAACACCTGGCCGATCATCCAGGAAAGGTAACCCATTCCAATGTAGGCTGGCGCTATTACCAGAGGAACATGGAAAAGCTTAGCGCCAAATTCATCGGTATAGGAATAATTTCCGAACGGAAACCCAGTCATAACACTCATGTTTTCATAGCCGTTACTGACAACAAAGCCAATCGCCAGGAATGCAAAGACCTCTATACCTGAATATATTCGCAGTCCATGGAGAATCATAAAGGAAGACAGCAGCAACACCATCCCAGGCGCGTTCAGTATCGGGGGTAGCAAATGAAAAACCATCAGAACTGAATGGATGACTAAGGCCCACCCCAGTATCCACAGTATTTTTCCTGATCGTAATTCAGATTGTGACTGCATTTAAAACTCTCCAAGCACTACACTGCTAATTTAAATAGTGAAAAGCTGGCTACTTCTCTTTACTGCTTTGATTTTTGCTCTGCTGCATGCTTACCCACGATGTAAGCGAAGGTCAGCCCTGGGCCCAAGGTCGTCCCCCCACCCGGATAAACGCCGCCCATGATAGAGTCCATTTCATTTCCACAGGTGTAGAGCCCTTCAATCGGCAGACCTCTCTCGGACAAAACCTGTCCATGGATATTGGCCGTCAATCCGCAAGCGGTTCCAATATCACCATGCTGCAATTTGACTGCATAAAAAGGCCCCTCGAGCGGCCTAAGACATTCGTTAGGCTGATGCCCTGGGTCGCCCATTAATCTTTGGTAGGCTGTTGATCCCTTTCCGAATTCCCTATCAATACCGTGAGCCGCATCGGCATTGAAGCCTTCAAGAGTTTCCGACAACTGATTCGCGGGAACACCGATCTCAGATGCCAGCGCTGCTATAGTCTCACCGTGTTTTAAATAACCTGACGCCAAGTGCTTTTTGTAAGGGATTGGCGCAGGCCTAACTGCTCCTAAACCAAATTTTTTCAACATGGTTTGGTCGCAGATTAACCAGGCGTGTTTGAGGCCATTGGCGATCATCGCCTCACCAAAATTGTGATACGAAATCGCTTCATTGGTAAATCGCAGCCCCTCTTCATTAACTGCAATTACGCCTGGCTTCGCACGATCAATCAAATTGGTATGCGGTACTACTGTCTCATCACCGTCAGTGACAAGGGTCACGGGCATCCAGAATGCGGCATTTGCTGAAACCGATATATCTTTGGCCCCAACTTTTACAGCGGCATCCTGTGCTTCACCGATATTTGCAGAACGTACCAAGGTATGATGCTCAGCACCGCCGCCCACATGAGGCATTCTCGCTGCTCTTTTTTCGGCACTTTGAGAAAACCCACCCGATGCCAACACCACACCGCGACGAGCGCCCAAGCGCATTTCCTGGCCCTGGTGCTCTACAACCAGGCCGGTGACAGCGCCATCTTCTTCAATTAAATCCGTCAGCCCGGTATTTAGTTTGAGTGGTATTTCGCGATCAAACACAGTCTTCGCCAATCGAGCCACCAGGGCCTGACCAAACAACAGGCGAGTACCGCGGCCATAGCGCAACAGGCTTACAATGTGATTACCGAGAAGACGGGTAACATACCAGAATGATTTTATTGATCGCGTGACGTTAAACAGATGAGGAAAGTCATCATGATTGACCATCAAGCCATTAAATAGGGTAATGTCCCCCAATGGTGGACAAAGATCTGCGAGGTGCGATTTCAGCTCACGCCCATCGTAAAGAGCAGCGTCCAAGGTCCGCCCACCCGTTGCAGCACCAGGCTTATCCGACTGGTAATCAGGCGAATAATCTCTATGTTGAAATCTCAGTTCTGTATTGCTCTCAAAAAAAGACACCATCTCCGGGCCTTTTTCCAAAAACGTCTGTATCAGCTCTGGCTTAAAGTACTCGCCTGCCAGCGTTTCTATATAGATATAGGCGGAGTCGTAACTGTCCTGCATACCCGCTGCACGCATCTTCGGATTATTTGGAATCCACGATGCACCACCGGAAATCGCTGATGTGCCGCCGTACTGACTGGCCTTTTCTATAATGAGCACATCGAGCCCACCCAGGCTGGCAGTAATCGCTGCAGCCATACCAGCTGCACCCGAACCAACCACGACTAAATCATAGACCTCGTCGTATTGCGCTTCCTGTGAGTTCAATGCATTGCCCGTGTCTTACTTGAGTTATTATGGCGGAGCTAACCCAACACAGTGTTTGGGTTAGCTCCGCAGGTTCAATTTAACCAAAGGGTTAACAAACAAATGTTATCGACCCTTAGTCGAGAATATCATTCATAAATTGACCTAACTTGTCGGCGTTTAGAGAATGCAGGCCCGCCATTCCGGTGTGAGTAAGACCACCATCAGCAAAGTAGTTAGTGCCTGTTATCCACTCCGACTCATCAGAAGCAAAATAGGCCACGATTGGGGCAATATCTTCAGGGGTCCCCATCCGATCAACGGCAAAGATTTGGTCGCGCATTTTCTTGGTTACGCTAACAATTGCTTCTGCATCTTCATAAGATATCCCCTGTCTCATTGCATTCGACGCAATGATATGCCGACCTTCAATTGAACCAAGCGCGAGACTATTAAAGCGAATTTTGTGGCAGCCAAATTCAACGGCAAGAGTTTTAACCAATGCCTGTAGACCACCCTTTGCAGCGCTGTAAGCAGATATATGTTTGATGCCAACATTAGCGGTCATGGAGGAACTGAACAAGACTGAACCAGACTTCTGCTCAATCATGGTAGGAAGCGCCGCACGAACTGGTAGCCACTGTCCGGTAAGCTCCAGTTCAAGACAGCGTGTCCAGAAATCCTTGTCCTGCTCCGATGCTTCAGCAACCCAAACATCGCCCGCATTTGCCCACACACAATCAATCCGGCCAAACGCCTCGTTGGCTTTAGCCGCCATCTCTTCACAGGCCTCCTCGGAACGGGTATCGGACACCAGCGTCACAACTTCGGCCCCAGCAGCCCGGCAGGCCTCTGCGGCTTCCATCAGCGGCTCTTCGCGTATATCGTTAAGAACAAGCTTGGCACCCTCTTCGGCGCAGCGCTTGACGGCAGCGGTACCAATCGAGCCGCCAGCACCTGTCACGATCATGACTTTATTTTCTAACCGTTTCATATGTGTTTTTCCTCAGTATCAATTTTTCGAATTAGATATTGTCTAAAACTTGTTGAAAATGCGTTTCTTAGTGTCGAGGAAATTGTGTTTTCGCACTTATTTACTCCCCACAAACATCTACCATTCACCGGCACCACGTCCACCACAGACAGGCAAGCTAAGGCCCGTGGTAAACGAAGCCTTTTCATCTGCGAGGTATAGAACGGCATAAACCACATCATCAACCAACCCCAGACGCCCTACCGGGTGTCGATCAGTAGCGAGTTGAACTACTTCCTCTTTGCTCTTTCCAAACGCGGAAAGTAGCTCTTGTGTCTCTGCAAACATGTCAGTATCGATAGTGCCGGGCTCTATCGCATTTACGCGTACTGGAACCTGTAGCCTGGCGAACTCCAGTGCCGCAGTTTGGGTGAGTGATGTCAAAGCCGCTTTACTCGCTGCATAAGCGCTAAAAAATGGCACTCCACCGCTAGCCGCCATTGATGAAATATTGACGACTGAAGCCGCTGGTTCCTCAGCACTTCGCTTGGAAAGCAGAGGCAGCAGAGTCTGTATCCCTGTATAAGCTCCACCCAGATTCACGTCCATTACCTGACTGAACTTCGACCATGGCGTGTCAGAAATAAATCCAAAATCGTTGCGACCGGCACAATTTACCAGCACATCAACCCGCTGATCCCTTGCATCAATCGCATCTCTCAATCCAATCCAGCCCTCTTCGCTGGTAATGTCCAACTGCCTGAACTCGGCATTACCCCCGTCATCCGCCAGGGATTGAGTAACCGCATGGCCCTGATCTTCATCGCGATCTGTAAGCCAGACAAAAGCCCCCTGGCTGGAAAATGCTTTTGCAACAGCGGC includes the following:
- a CDS encoding carotenoid biosynthesis protein — translated: MQSQSELRSGKILWILGWALVIHSVLMVFHLLPPILNAPGMVLLLSSFMILHGLRIYSGIEVFAFLAIGFVVSNGYENMSVMTGFPFGNYSYTDEFGAKLFHVPLVIAPAYIGMGYLSWMIGQVLLGTWGRRLRGAERILVPVVASFVMVMWDVVMDPKSSTVYNFWTWEDGGDYFGVPFVNFMGWLLCVYTIFQLFALFIARGEKSDAALRSAKVILPSYWYPVVLAYSSVALNQGLRALDKQENTTVFDANGIAWQTDHINSSMGLITIFTMGFVILLSSMLIARSKENE
- a CDS encoding FAD-binding protein encodes the protein MNSQEAQYDEVYDLVVVGSGAAGMAAAITASLGGLDVLIIEKASQYGGTSAISGGASWIPNNPKMRAAGMQDSYDSAYIYIETLAGEYFKPELIQTFLEKGPEMVSFFESNTELRFQHRDYSPDYQSDKPGAATGGRTLDAALYDGRELKSHLADLCPPLGDITLFNGLMVNHDDFPHLFNVTRSIKSFWYVTRLLGNHIVSLLRYGRGTRLLFGQALVARLAKTVFDREIPLKLNTGLTDLIEEDGAVTGLVVEHQGQEMRLGARRGVVLASGGFSQSAEKRAARMPHVGGGAEHHTLVRSANIGEAQDAAVKVGAKDISVSANAAFWMPVTLVTDGDETVVPHTNLIDRAKPGVIAVNEEGLRFTNEAISYHNFGEAMIANGLKHAWLICDQTMLKKFGLGAVRPAPIPYKKHLASGYLKHGETIAALASEIGVPANQLSETLEGFNADAAHGIDREFGKGSTAYQRLMGDPGHQPNECLRPLEGPFYAVKLQHGDIGTACGLTANIHGQVLSERGLPIEGLYTCGNEMDSIMGGVYPGGGTTLGPGLTFAYIVGKHAAEQKSKQ
- a CDS encoding SDR family NAD(P)-dependent oxidoreductase; its protein translation is MKRLENKVMIVTGAGGSIGTAAVKRCAEEGAKLVLNDIREEPLMEAAEACRAAGAEVVTLVSDTRSEEACEEMAAKANEAFGRIDCVWANAGDVWVAEASEQDKDFWTRCLELELTGQWLPVRAALPTMIEQKSGSVLFSSSMTANVGIKHISAYSAAKGGLQALVKTLAVEFGCHKIRFNSLALGSIEGRHIIASNAMRQGISYEDAEAIVSVTKKMRDQIFAVDRMGTPEDIAPIVAYFASDESEWITGTNYFADGGLTHTGMAGLHSLNADKLGQFMNDILD
- a CDS encoding SDR family NAD(P)-dependent oxidoreductase, translated to MNDNTVNSQKTVVVTGAANGIGAAVAKAFSSQGAFVWLTDRDEDQGHAVTQSLADDGGNAEFRQLDITSEEGWIGLRDAIDARDQRVDVLVNCAGRNDFGFISDTPWSKFSQVMDVNLGGAYTGIQTLLPLLSKRSAEEPAASVVNISSMAASGGVPFFSAYAASKAALTSLTQTAALEFARLQVPVRVNAIEPGTIDTDMFAETQELLSAFGKSKEEVVQLATDRHPVGRLGLVDDVVYAVLYLADEKASFTTGLSLPVCGGRGAGEW